The genome window GAAACCGGCCCGCAAAGCAGCGAAGAAAGTGGTGAAAGGGCGTCGGCGTTGAATGTACATACTAGACACTGACCACCTGAGTCTGTTGGGACGAGCCAACAGCTTGGAGGAGCAGATGCGTGGCTGGATGGCACATCTGGCGCGAGCTCGCGTGCTAGCTCAGCAAATCGAAGCCTATCATCGGCTCAAGGAGTTCTTGGATCGCTATCTGAAGGTCACTGTACTCGAGTTTGATGAAGCGGCAGCCATCGAGTTCACGCGGCTGCGAAGTCTGCGCCTTCGCGTTGGAACGATGGATTTGAAGATCGCGGCAATTGCGCTCACACACGATGCAACAGCGCTTACCAGAAACGTCAAAGACTTCGGTCTTGTACCCGGCTTACGCGTAGAAGATTGGACGCGATAACCGGTCCGAGAGAACCTTAGCCAGTAGAACGCAGTGGGCGTGCCCGAGAACTCTATAGTCTTGAAGTCGAGTAAGACGATGAGTGAATCTGACGAGGGACCAAGCATCTACGAGAATTGGAAAGCTGCGTTGCTTGGCAACGGCTCGAGAGGTAGCGGATTACCTGGGATCGACCAAGAAGTTTTTCGACTTCGTTCTCGCGTTCCTCCCAGATCCTCCTTCCGTCCGGCCTTATGAGTGGGCTCAACATTCCTGGGACACAAAACCTATGAAGGCATCTCTGAAGACGATTTACAAGTATCGATCAAAAGCCCTTCACGGCGGGAAGCCCTTTCCCGCGCCAATGTGTCACTCCCCAGATAGGCTCGGGCTGGAAGTAGGCTTGGGAGAAATACCTACCGGCCTAGCCACAAGTACTAAAGGAGGAACTTGGCTAAATGAGGACACGCCAATGCTGTTGCATACCTTTGAGTACATTGTTCGTGGAGCCTTGCTCAACTGGTGGCAATCACTGACTCTTGACCGACACTGAGCCACGCAACATCAACATACGGTTGGTTGTCGTTATTAGAGGGCCGAGCTACGGCAATCGCGCCCGTGCCGCACCTAGCTTGCTTCCGCACCTTTGCTGTGAAGATCAGCACAGGTTAGAGTGGCAGCGTAGCGGCGCT of Acidobacteriota bacterium contains these proteins:
- a CDS encoding type II toxin-antitoxin system VapC family toxin — its product is MRGWMAHLARARVLAQQIEAYHRLKEFLDRYLKVTVLEFDEAAAIEFTRLRSLRLRVGTMDLKIAAIALTHDATALTRNVKDFGLVPGLRVEDWTR